A genome region from Triticum aestivum cultivar Chinese Spring chromosome 2B, IWGSC CS RefSeq v2.1, whole genome shotgun sequence includes the following:
- the LOC123043214 gene encoding uncharacterized protein isoform X1, whose protein sequence is MPDYAAPPEDQALELGPRQPLYAAFYLALLVAWVPTKVRAVASWLSRGPRPRPPRPPVPVADGRGPVRGIGIPPRRILSLVELELDPAQVAAVTAALVGAFSIVQRRADASASESESDSDSDSHASGHHSDVHHRYPPIHSLEAGDGRLFLPASDPRRQGDRLCRLSDVQENPWIITASTERFADPCELTDETTRTWVMRLKTTTKLVCLSKQQLHEQNQELAEERFAVVSEQSLELILEVACSFCDARWSRVHILQQLTVFDALVDVLFNIKDLHFSRSGEVAGIINKMVNAFKGVIQRTSNDIRGSKESTIHPATLVLVQVLEFFWRNGDMVQSILESGDYNTGPCSDMLDCLVSKLKECSEMIFQEKGQRCIFFLNNLIYVLQKECHSGLLPRNAVSDLNSLIDQSIKSYLEEYWVALVRCLCLDGDSLTLRKPRRSSLDKFTEEFCTIYDSQRTWKVQPWLKARLREQIVELVVPEYEKFLMALQENPGSWLTRMRRARSEKPIHTAERLGQLIRELFER, encoded by the exons ATGCCGGATTACGCCGCTCCCCCGGAGGACCAGGCGCTGGAGCTGGGCCCCAGGCAGCCCCTCTACGCCGCGTTCTACCTCGCGCTCCTCGTCGCCTGGGTCCCCACCAAGGTGCGCGCCGTCGCCAGCTGGCTATCCAGgggcccgcgcccgcgcccgccccgTCCTCCGGTTCCGGTGGCGGACGGACGCGGTCCGGTCCGGGGGATTGGGATTCCTCCCCGCCGCATCCTGAGCCTCGTGGAACTGGAACTGGATCCGGCACAGGTGGCCGCGGTGACCGCGGCCCTTGTCGGGGCCTTCTCCATCGTGCAGCGCCGAGCCGACGCCTCCGCCTCCGAGTCTGagtccgactccgactccgactcccATGCGAGCGGCCACCACAGCGATGTGCACCACCGGTACCCGCCCATCCACTCGCTGGAAGCGGGGGATGGCCGCCTCTTCTTGCCGGCCTCCGATCCTCGTCGACAGGGCGACAGACTGTGCAG ACTGTCGGATGTACAGGAGAACCCATGGATCATCACGGCAAGCACAGAAAGGTTTGCAGATCCTTGTGAGTTGACCGATGAAACAACAAGGACTTGGGTCATGAGGCTCAAAACTACTACCAAACTTGTTTGTTTAAGTAAGCAGCAATTACATGAGCAGAATCAGGAATTGGCTGAGGAACGCTTTGCAGTGGTATCCGAGCAATCTTTAGAGCTCATCCTTGAGGTTGCATGCTCATTCTGTGACGCAAGATGGTCTCGTGTCCACATTTTGCAACAGCTGACTGTTTTTGACGCGCTTGTTGATGTCCTGTTCAATATAAAAGACCTGCATTTCAGCAGATCTGGTGAGGTTGCTGGCATTATTAATAAGATGGTGAATGCTTTCAAAGGTGTGATTCAGAGGACCTCAAATGACATCCGTGGCAGCAAAGAATCCACCATCCACCCAGCAACTTTGGTCCTCGTACAAGTCCTGGAATTCTTCTGGCGTAACGGAGATATGGTGCAGTCAATCCTTGAATCTGGAGATTACAACACTGGCCCGTGCTCTGACATGCTTGATTGTCTGGTATCCAAGCTCAAGGAATGTTCAGAAATGATTTTCCAGGAAAAGGGACAAAGGTGCATATTCTTTCTGAATAACCTAATTTATGTTCTGCAAAAGGAGTGCCATTCAGGGTTACTCCCTCGCAATGCAGTGAGTGATTTAAATTCACTGATTGACCAGAGCATCAAGAGCTACCTTGAAGAATACTGGGTTGCGCTCGTGAGATGTTTATGCTTGGATGGGGACTCTCTGACTCTGAGGAAGCCGCGCCGTTCGTCCTTGGATAAATTTACTGAAGAGTTCTGCACTATCTATGACAGCCAGAGGACTTGGAAAGTTCAGCCTTGGCTTAAGGCAAGACTGCGTGAACAGATAGTGGAACTGGTTGTTCCAGAATATGAGAAGTTCTTGATGGCGCTTCAGGAGAATCCAGGTTCTTGGTTGACGAGGATGCGCCGAGCCAGATCTGAGAAACCGATACACACTGCTGAGCGGCTGGGACAGCTGATTCGTGAACTCTTTGAAAGATAG
- the LOC123043214 gene encoding uncharacterized protein isoform X3, which translates to MRLKTTTKLVCLSKQQLHEQNQELAEERFAVVSEQSLELILEVACSFCDARWSRVHILQQLTVFDALVDVLFNIKDLHFSRSGEVAGIINKMVNAFKGVIQRTSNDIRGSKESTIHPATLVLVQVLEFFWRNGDMVQSILESGDYNTGPCSDMLDCLVSKLKECSEMIFQEKGQRCIFFLNNLIYVLQKECHSGLLPRNAVSDLNSLIDQSIKSYLEEYWVALVRCLCLDGDSLTLRKPRRSSLDKFTEEFCTIYDSQRTWKVQPWLKARLREQIVELVVPEYEKFLMALQENPGSWLTRMRRARSEKPIHTAERLGQLIRELFER; encoded by the coding sequence ATGAGGCTCAAAACTACTACCAAACTTGTTTGTTTAAGTAAGCAGCAATTACATGAGCAGAATCAGGAATTGGCTGAGGAACGCTTTGCAGTGGTATCCGAGCAATCTTTAGAGCTCATCCTTGAGGTTGCATGCTCATTCTGTGACGCAAGATGGTCTCGTGTCCACATTTTGCAACAGCTGACTGTTTTTGACGCGCTTGTTGATGTCCTGTTCAATATAAAAGACCTGCATTTCAGCAGATCTGGTGAGGTTGCTGGCATTATTAATAAGATGGTGAATGCTTTCAAAGGTGTGATTCAGAGGACCTCAAATGACATCCGTGGCAGCAAAGAATCCACCATCCACCCAGCAACTTTGGTCCTCGTACAAGTCCTGGAATTCTTCTGGCGTAACGGAGATATGGTGCAGTCAATCCTTGAATCTGGAGATTACAACACTGGCCCGTGCTCTGACATGCTTGATTGTCTGGTATCCAAGCTCAAGGAATGTTCAGAAATGATTTTCCAGGAAAAGGGACAAAGGTGCATATTCTTTCTGAATAACCTAATTTATGTTCTGCAAAAGGAGTGCCATTCAGGGTTACTCCCTCGCAATGCAGTGAGTGATTTAAATTCACTGATTGACCAGAGCATCAAGAGCTACCTTGAAGAATACTGGGTTGCGCTCGTGAGATGTTTATGCTTGGATGGGGACTCTCTGACTCTGAGGAAGCCGCGCCGTTCGTCCTTGGATAAATTTACTGAAGAGTTCTGCACTATCTATGACAGCCAGAGGACTTGGAAAGTTCAGCCTTGGCTTAAGGCAAGACTGCGTGAACAGATAGTGGAACTGGTTGTTCCAGAATATGAGAAGTTCTTGATGGCGCTTCAGGAGAATCCAGGTTCTTGGTTGACGAGGATGCGCCGAGCCAGATCTGAGAAACCGATACACACTGCTGAGCGGCTGGGACAGCTGATTCGTGAACTCTTTGAAAGATAG
- the LOC123043213 gene encoding putative disease resistance protein RGA3 isoform X2, whose product MLDKAAGGSSFNSLPPAMPPPRRRMPDSGRGVLQAGLFVGRHKEKGDIVQMLIQPCAKPVISLVGAGGIGKTTLAQMVFNDATVRDHFDVKCWVSVSCSSNKMELVVADILRSLKPAWDDKMVDFQTLQSELRRALTSKRYLIVLDDVWNSMDEIWLDMLAPLQSADIGSRIIAIHRIETVPRNLTASSQLYAVNPLNSDDCWALLKEHAFPSDSGDVYPDLHPIGKQIAAKINGSPLAAKLVGGLLGDTRSKIHWTNIMETGLQDDNAVSSVLRLSYKYLPVHLKRCFAYCSLFPEDYKFDPAHLSRLWIAEGFVQPQDMADKRMEDIAREYFDQLLSCSFFQEIKLGPKTYYLVHGLLHDLAKSVAAEDCFRIDDGMNCDIPSTVRHLSVTMNSLPGLTSFCSLEELRTLLIRPSLPSNPSCSQEDFAVNLISILEKSKQLRVLDLSCLNSEELPHCIDDLLHLRYLSIHGSVQRLPESIGKLLHLQVLCFTGKCSFDKLPESVTMLVNLRHLLVETKCTAGLAGIGRLANLQGSLEFHVEKREGHKLEELRNINGLRGLLKIEGLENVSSCEEACKAELSKKTHLNSLNFEWSSASRNNPPPADAKVLEGLQPHQDIKVLHIRRYCGAKAPSWLQSLQQVRSLHLINCRSLGSLPPLGNLGSLTYLHMKELCAVDRIGHEFYGNSDVAFPSLSVLEFDDFPKLCEWARIEDKNSFPCLKRLIIVDCPELVKIPSFPATTREVTIERTSFMPYMRLAPFSSSSEKLQLDVCTTSVHFNGLLHKQHVEAVVALNISGAEQVGVAEEIGSLVSLQRLQLSRCNFTEQNFSNFLQALPCLSSLEMIDLPNITSLPPSETLRCSTMLTELSIRNCQFLHSLSSLQFFDSLKFLVIERCPKVTAASFPSNFSSLKVLRISYCSELQSLPECGLPSSLETLHVIGCHPELSRQSRNMKGHCSEKIALVPSVLIQ is encoded by the coding sequence ATGCTGGACAAGGCCGCCGGCGGCTCATCCTTCAATTCGCTGCCGCCGGCAATGCCGCCGCCGCGGCGGCGTATGCCTGATTCAGGCAGGGGGGTTCTTCAGGCTGGGTTATTTGTTGGGCGCCACAAGGAGAAGGGTGACATCGTGCAAATGCTCATCCAGCCATGCGCCAAGCCTGTTATCTCCCTTGTTGGTGCTGGAGGAATTGGGAAGACAACTCTTGCTCAGATGGTGTTCAATGATGCAACGGTCAGGGACCATTTTGATGTCAAATGTTGGGTGTCAGTTTCCTGTAGCTCCAACAAGATGGAGCTCGTCGTGGCGGATATCCTAAGGTCGCTCAAACCGGCTTGGGATGACAAGATGGTGGATTTTCAAACGCTTCAGTCCGAGCTCCGTCGGGCTCTTACATCCAAGAGGTATCTCATTGTTCTCGATGATGTGTGGAACAGCATGGATGAAATCTGGCTGGATATGCTCGCTCCTCTACAATCAGCAGATATTGGGAGCAGAATTATAGCGATTCATCGCATCGAAACCGTACCTCGCAACCTCACAGCGTCGTCGCAGCTGTACGCTGTGAATCCGCTGAATAGCGACGATTGCTGGGCCCTGCTCAAGGAACATGCTTTCCCAAGTGACAGCGGGGATGTCTATCCAGATCTTCACCCGATCGGGAAGCAGATTGCTGCAAAAATCAATGGATCACCTCTGGCTGCCAAGCTGGTAGGAGGTTTGCTGGGAGATACAAGGAGCAAAATTCACTGGACGAACATCATGGAAACAGGATTACAAGATGATAATGCTGTTTCCTCCGTCCTACGCTTGAGCTATAAGTACCTACCGGTACACCTCAAGCGGTGCTTCGCATATTGCAGTTTGTTTCCAGAGGACTACAAGTTTGATCCAGCACACTTGTCCCGCCTTTGGATTGCCGAGGGTTTTGTTCAACCACAAGACATGGCCGACAAAAGGATGGAAGACATTGCTAGAGAATATTTTGATCAGCTCCTTTCATGCTCATTCTTCCAGGAAatcaagcttggacccaagacatACTACTTGGTGCACGGCTTACTCCATGATCTTGCAAAGTCTGTTGCAGCGGAGGACTGCTTCCGTATTGACGATGGCATGAACTGTGACATCCCGTCAACAGTGCGCCATCTGTCTGTCACCATGAACAGTCTACCTGGTCTTACAAGCTTCTGCAGTCTAGAAGAGCTGCGCACCTTGTTAATCCGACCGTCACTTCCGTCCAACCCCAGTTGCTCCCAAGAAGATTTTGCTGTGAATTTAATTAGTATCCTGGAGAAGTCAAAACAGTTGCGTGTTCTTGATCTCAGTTGCCTTAACTCTGAAGAGTTGCCCCACTGCATTGATGACTTATTGCACCTCCGTTACCTATCTATCCATGGCTCCGTCCAGAGGCTTCCTGAGTCGATTGGCAAGCTCCTGCATCTGCAAGTATTGTGCTTCACTGGGAAATGTTCTTTTGATAAGCTTCCTGAGAGTGTTACTATGCTGGTCAATTTGCGGCACCTTCTTGTTGAAACCAAGTGTACTGCAGGATTGGCAGGCATTGGTCGGCTAGCTAACCTTCAGGGATCACTTGAGTTCCACGTTGAGAAGAGGGAAGGGCATAAACTAGAGGAGTTGAGGAACATCAATGGTCTCCGTGGGTTACTAAAAATAGAAGGTCTAGAAAATGTTTCAAGCTGTGAAGAAGCCTGCAAAGCTGAGTTGAGTAAGAAAACACATCTTAATTCTCTGAATTTTGAATGGAGCTCTGCTAGTAGGAATAATCCGCCTCCTGCTGACGCAAAGGTACTTGAAGGCCTACAGCCGCACCAAGACATTAAGGTACTTCATATAAGAAGGTATTGTGGCGCCAAAGCTCCCAGTTGGCTACAGTCATTGCAGCAAGTGCGTTCTTTGCACCTCATCAATTGCAGGAGTTTGGGCAGCCTTCCTCCATTGGGAAATTTGGGATCACTCACATATTTACACATGAAGGAGCTGTGTGCAGTTGACCGAATTGGACATGAGTTTTATGGCAACAGTGATGTGGCATTTCCATCTCTAAGTGTCCTTGAATTTGATGATTTCCCAAAGTTGTGTGAGTGGGCTAGAATAGAGGACAAGAACTCATTTCCATGCCTTAAAAGATTAATTATAGTGGATTGTCCAGAATTGGTCAAAATTCCATCGTTCCCCGCAACTACTCGTGAAGTTACCATTGAGCGTACATCCTTCATGCCATACATGAGGCTTGCGCCTTTTTCTTCAAGTTCAGAGAAGCTACAGCTGGATGTTTGCACAACTTCTGTCCACTTCAATGGGTTACTCCATAAGCAGCATGTAGAGGCTGTTGTAGCCTTGAACATAAGTGGTGCTGAACAAGTTGGTGTTGCTGAAGAAATAGGGTCGCTTGTTTCTCTACAGAGGTTGCAGCTTAGTCGATGCAACTTTACTGAACAGAATTTTAGTAATTTTCTCCAGGCTCTCCCTTGTCTGTCCTCGTTGGAGATGATAGACCTGCCCAACATAACATCTCTTCCACCATCAGAAACACTTAGGTGCAGCACCATGCTCACTGAGTTGTCCATACGCAACTGCCAGTTTTTGCACTCTCTATCCTCGTTGCAGTTTTTTGATTCATTAAAATTTCTGGTGATCGAGAGATGTCCTAAAGTTACTGCGGCATCATTTCCGTCGAACTTCAGTTCTCTCAAAGTGCTGAGAATATCGTACTGCTCAGAGCTCCAATCTTTGCCAGAGTGTGGTCTGCCATCCTCATTGGAAACACTTCATGTTATTGGGTGCCACCCCGAGTTGTCCAGGCAGTCAAGAAACATGAAAGGACATTGCAGTGAGAAGATTGCTTTGGTACCTAGCGTGTTGATTCAGTGA
- the LOC123043214 gene encoding uncharacterized protein isoform X2, translating into MPDYAAPPEDQALELGPRQPLYAAFYLALLVAWVPTKVRAVASWLSRGPRPRPPRPPVPVADGRGPVRGIGIPPRRILSLVELELDPAQVAAVTAALVGAFSIVQRRADASASESESDSDSDSHASGHHSDVHHRYPPIHSLEAGDGRLFLPASDPRRQGDRLCRLSDVQENPWIITASTERFADPCELTDETTRTWVMRLKTTTKLVCLSKQQLHEQNQELAEERFAVVSEQSLELILEVACSFCDARWSRVHILQQLTVFDALVDVLFNIKDLHFSRSGEVAGIINKMVNAFKGVIQRTSNDIRGSKESTIHPATLVLVQVLEFFWRNGDMVQSILESGDYNTGPCSDMLDCLVSKLKECSEMIFQEKGQRASRATLKNTGLRS; encoded by the exons ATGCCGGATTACGCCGCTCCCCCGGAGGACCAGGCGCTGGAGCTGGGCCCCAGGCAGCCCCTCTACGCCGCGTTCTACCTCGCGCTCCTCGTCGCCTGGGTCCCCACCAAGGTGCGCGCCGTCGCCAGCTGGCTATCCAGgggcccgcgcccgcgcccgccccgTCCTCCGGTTCCGGTGGCGGACGGACGCGGTCCGGTCCGGGGGATTGGGATTCCTCCCCGCCGCATCCTGAGCCTCGTGGAACTGGAACTGGATCCGGCACAGGTGGCCGCGGTGACCGCGGCCCTTGTCGGGGCCTTCTCCATCGTGCAGCGCCGAGCCGACGCCTCCGCCTCCGAGTCTGagtccgactccgactccgactcccATGCGAGCGGCCACCACAGCGATGTGCACCACCGGTACCCGCCCATCCACTCGCTGGAAGCGGGGGATGGCCGCCTCTTCTTGCCGGCCTCCGATCCTCGTCGACAGGGCGACAGACTGTGCAG ACTGTCGGATGTACAGGAGAACCCATGGATCATCACGGCAAGCACAGAAAGGTTTGCAGATCCTTGTGAGTTGACCGATGAAACAACAAGGACTTGGGTCATGAGGCTCAAAACTACTACCAAACTTGTTTGTTTAAGTAAGCAGCAATTACATGAGCAGAATCAGGAATTGGCTGAGGAACGCTTTGCAGTGGTATCCGAGCAATCTTTAGAGCTCATCCTTGAGGTTGCATGCTCATTCTGTGACGCAAGATGGTCTCGTGTCCACATTTTGCAACAGCTGACTGTTTTTGACGCGCTTGTTGATGTCCTGTTCAATATAAAAGACCTGCATTTCAGCAGATCTGGTGAGGTTGCTGGCATTATTAATAAGATGGTGAATGCTTTCAAAGGTGTGATTCAGAGGACCTCAAATGACATCCGTGGCAGCAAAGAATCCACCATCCACCCAGCAACTTTGGTCCTCGTACAAGTCCTGGAATTCTTCTGGCGTAACGGAGATATGGTGCAGTCAATCCTTGAATCTGGAGATTACAACACTGGCCCGTGCTCTGACATGCTTGATTGTCTGGTATCCAAGCTCAAGGAATGTTCAGAAATGATTTTCCAGGAAAAGGGACAAAG AGCATCAAGAGCTACCTTGAAGAATACTGGGTTGCGCTCGTGA
- the LOC123043213 gene encoding putative disease resistance protein RGA3 isoform X1: MEVLACSGGLDPVRLAEAPQLLRSASRAMKELAADIQSCDGTHRKWTPRSTRCGWKAGAPDLEALEAHLLQIWGISAATEPRRAQDKALALQARDVVYLIQNLQDMIHYHRFHSSNPPRLLSHHQSKPLPALTWCGFNCLPFGIVASKPPIKVVHEETLKIGNMLDKAAGGSSFNSLPPAMPPPRRRMPDSGRGVLQAGLFVGRHKEKGDIVQMLIQPCAKPVISLVGAGGIGKTTLAQMVFNDATVRDHFDVKCWVSVSCSSNKMELVVADILRSLKPAWDDKMVDFQTLQSELRRALTSKRYLIVLDDVWNSMDEIWLDMLAPLQSADIGSRIIAIHRIETVPRNLTASSQLYAVNPLNSDDCWALLKEHAFPSDSGDVYPDLHPIGKQIAAKINGSPLAAKLVGGLLGDTRSKIHWTNIMETGLQDDNAVSSVLRLSYKYLPVHLKRCFAYCSLFPEDYKFDPAHLSRLWIAEGFVQPQDMADKRMEDIAREYFDQLLSCSFFQEIKLGPKTYYLVHGLLHDLAKSVAAEDCFRIDDGMNCDIPSTVRHLSVTMNSLPGLTSFCSLEELRTLLIRPSLPSNPSCSQEDFAVNLISILEKSKQLRVLDLSCLNSEELPHCIDDLLHLRYLSIHGSVQRLPESIGKLLHLQVLCFTGKCSFDKLPESVTMLVNLRHLLVETKCTAGLAGIGRLANLQGSLEFHVEKREGHKLEELRNINGLRGLLKIEGLENVSSCEEACKAELSKKTHLNSLNFEWSSASRNNPPPADAKVLEGLQPHQDIKVLHIRRYCGAKAPSWLQSLQQVRSLHLINCRSLGSLPPLGNLGSLTYLHMKELCAVDRIGHEFYGNSDVAFPSLSVLEFDDFPKLCEWARIEDKNSFPCLKRLIIVDCPELVKIPSFPATTREVTIERTSFMPYMRLAPFSSSSEKLQLDVCTTSVHFNGLLHKQHVEAVVALNISGAEQVGVAEEIGSLVSLQRLQLSRCNFTEQNFSNFLQALPCLSSLEMIDLPNITSLPPSETLRCSTMLTELSIRNCQFLHSLSSLQFFDSLKFLVIERCPKVTAASFPSNFSSLKVLRISYCSELQSLPECGLPSSLETLHVIGCHPELSRQSRNMKGHCSEKIALVPSVLIQ, translated from the coding sequence ATGGAGGTACTGGCGTGCTCCGGCGGCCTGGATCCCGTGAGACTGGCGGAGGCGCCGCAGCTGCTGCGCTCGGCCTCTCGGGCCATGAAGGAGCTGGCCGCCGACATCCAGTCCTGCGACGGCACCCACCGGAAATGGACGCCTAGGTCCACGAGGTGCGGGTGGAAGGCCGGCGCCCCCGATCTGGAGGCTCTTGAGGCCCATTTGCTCCAGATCTGGGGCATCTCCGCCGCCACCGAGCCACGGCGCGCCCAAGACAAGGCGCTGGCTCTGCAGGCCAGGGACGTCGTCTACCTCATCCAGAACCTTCAAGACATGATCCACTACCACAGGTTCCACTCCTCCAACCCGCCTCGCCTTCTCAGCCATCATCAATCCAAGCCCCTTCCCGCTCTCACGTGGTGTGGTTTCAACTGCCTCCCTTTTGGAATAGTTGCGTCCAAACCACCCATCAAGGTTGTCCATGAAGAAACTCTCAAGATTGGCAATATGCTGGACAAGGCCGCCGGCGGCTCATCCTTCAATTCGCTGCCGCCGGCAATGCCGCCGCCGCGGCGGCGTATGCCTGATTCAGGCAGGGGGGTTCTTCAGGCTGGGTTATTTGTTGGGCGCCACAAGGAGAAGGGTGACATCGTGCAAATGCTCATCCAGCCATGCGCCAAGCCTGTTATCTCCCTTGTTGGTGCTGGAGGAATTGGGAAGACAACTCTTGCTCAGATGGTGTTCAATGATGCAACGGTCAGGGACCATTTTGATGTCAAATGTTGGGTGTCAGTTTCCTGTAGCTCCAACAAGATGGAGCTCGTCGTGGCGGATATCCTAAGGTCGCTCAAACCGGCTTGGGATGACAAGATGGTGGATTTTCAAACGCTTCAGTCCGAGCTCCGTCGGGCTCTTACATCCAAGAGGTATCTCATTGTTCTCGATGATGTGTGGAACAGCATGGATGAAATCTGGCTGGATATGCTCGCTCCTCTACAATCAGCAGATATTGGGAGCAGAATTATAGCGATTCATCGCATCGAAACCGTACCTCGCAACCTCACAGCGTCGTCGCAGCTGTACGCTGTGAATCCGCTGAATAGCGACGATTGCTGGGCCCTGCTCAAGGAACATGCTTTCCCAAGTGACAGCGGGGATGTCTATCCAGATCTTCACCCGATCGGGAAGCAGATTGCTGCAAAAATCAATGGATCACCTCTGGCTGCCAAGCTGGTAGGAGGTTTGCTGGGAGATACAAGGAGCAAAATTCACTGGACGAACATCATGGAAACAGGATTACAAGATGATAATGCTGTTTCCTCCGTCCTACGCTTGAGCTATAAGTACCTACCGGTACACCTCAAGCGGTGCTTCGCATATTGCAGTTTGTTTCCAGAGGACTACAAGTTTGATCCAGCACACTTGTCCCGCCTTTGGATTGCCGAGGGTTTTGTTCAACCACAAGACATGGCCGACAAAAGGATGGAAGACATTGCTAGAGAATATTTTGATCAGCTCCTTTCATGCTCATTCTTCCAGGAAatcaagcttggacccaagacatACTACTTGGTGCACGGCTTACTCCATGATCTTGCAAAGTCTGTTGCAGCGGAGGACTGCTTCCGTATTGACGATGGCATGAACTGTGACATCCCGTCAACAGTGCGCCATCTGTCTGTCACCATGAACAGTCTACCTGGTCTTACAAGCTTCTGCAGTCTAGAAGAGCTGCGCACCTTGTTAATCCGACCGTCACTTCCGTCCAACCCCAGTTGCTCCCAAGAAGATTTTGCTGTGAATTTAATTAGTATCCTGGAGAAGTCAAAACAGTTGCGTGTTCTTGATCTCAGTTGCCTTAACTCTGAAGAGTTGCCCCACTGCATTGATGACTTATTGCACCTCCGTTACCTATCTATCCATGGCTCCGTCCAGAGGCTTCCTGAGTCGATTGGCAAGCTCCTGCATCTGCAAGTATTGTGCTTCACTGGGAAATGTTCTTTTGATAAGCTTCCTGAGAGTGTTACTATGCTGGTCAATTTGCGGCACCTTCTTGTTGAAACCAAGTGTACTGCAGGATTGGCAGGCATTGGTCGGCTAGCTAACCTTCAGGGATCACTTGAGTTCCACGTTGAGAAGAGGGAAGGGCATAAACTAGAGGAGTTGAGGAACATCAATGGTCTCCGTGGGTTACTAAAAATAGAAGGTCTAGAAAATGTTTCAAGCTGTGAAGAAGCCTGCAAAGCTGAGTTGAGTAAGAAAACACATCTTAATTCTCTGAATTTTGAATGGAGCTCTGCTAGTAGGAATAATCCGCCTCCTGCTGACGCAAAGGTACTTGAAGGCCTACAGCCGCACCAAGACATTAAGGTACTTCATATAAGAAGGTATTGTGGCGCCAAAGCTCCCAGTTGGCTACAGTCATTGCAGCAAGTGCGTTCTTTGCACCTCATCAATTGCAGGAGTTTGGGCAGCCTTCCTCCATTGGGAAATTTGGGATCACTCACATATTTACACATGAAGGAGCTGTGTGCAGTTGACCGAATTGGACATGAGTTTTATGGCAACAGTGATGTGGCATTTCCATCTCTAAGTGTCCTTGAATTTGATGATTTCCCAAAGTTGTGTGAGTGGGCTAGAATAGAGGACAAGAACTCATTTCCATGCCTTAAAAGATTAATTATAGTGGATTGTCCAGAATTGGTCAAAATTCCATCGTTCCCCGCAACTACTCGTGAAGTTACCATTGAGCGTACATCCTTCATGCCATACATGAGGCTTGCGCCTTTTTCTTCAAGTTCAGAGAAGCTACAGCTGGATGTTTGCACAACTTCTGTCCACTTCAATGGGTTACTCCATAAGCAGCATGTAGAGGCTGTTGTAGCCTTGAACATAAGTGGTGCTGAACAAGTTGGTGTTGCTGAAGAAATAGGGTCGCTTGTTTCTCTACAGAGGTTGCAGCTTAGTCGATGCAACTTTACTGAACAGAATTTTAGTAATTTTCTCCAGGCTCTCCCTTGTCTGTCCTCGTTGGAGATGATAGACCTGCCCAACATAACATCTCTTCCACCATCAGAAACACTTAGGTGCAGCACCATGCTCACTGAGTTGTCCATACGCAACTGCCAGTTTTTGCACTCTCTATCCTCGTTGCAGTTTTTTGATTCATTAAAATTTCTGGTGATCGAGAGATGTCCTAAAGTTACTGCGGCATCATTTCCGTCGAACTTCAGTTCTCTCAAAGTGCTGAGAATATCGTACTGCTCAGAGCTCCAATCTTTGCCAGAGTGTGGTCTGCCATCCTCATTGGAAACACTTCATGTTATTGGGTGCCACCCCGAGTTGTCCAGGCAGTCAAGAAACATGAAAGGACATTGCAGTGAGAAGATTGCTTTGGTACCTAGCGTGTTGATTCAGTGA